The following coding sequences lie in one Populus nigra chromosome 15, ddPopNigr1.1, whole genome shotgun sequence genomic window:
- the LOC133674146 gene encoding protein SPEAR3-like, translating to MDSGYFGEPNFGNNERGGSSRKGKKSNSDKPKQPQRGLGVAQLEKIRLHGQMGCNYHPSLHSTPYPTTFNQQEDIRVQTGYSSAPSSSFSYSSSAAATSASYGYPHTMMGIGDYDGTNIRYGDSQPSTAASWNSGHGIHEAQHYAQPNSTRHLLPLQAEDTPPKKSKKHRSSSMGSSSQNSEASDTQELDLELRLSI from the exons ATGGATAGCGGTTATTTTGGAGAGCCTAACTTTGGAAATAATGAAAGAGGTGGCTCTTCAAGGAAAGGCAAGAAGAGCAATTCAGACAAGCCTAAGCAACCGCAGAGAGGCCTCGGTGTTGCTCAATTGGAAAAGATCAGATTACATGGCCAAATGGGTTGTAATTACCATCCCTCCCTTCACAGTACTCCTTACCCTACAACTTTCAACCAGCAG GAGGATATAAGAGTGCAAACAGGCTATTCATCGGCACCATCCTCctctttttcttattcttcatCAGCAGCAGCAACCTCGGCTTCCTATGGCTACCCCCACACCATG ATGGGGATCGGTGATTATGATGGAACGAATATCAGATATGGCGATTCTCAACCCTCAACTGCAGCAAG TTGGAATTCCGGACATGGCATCCATGAGGCTCAACATTATGCACAACCAAATTCAACTAGGCACCTTTTGCCTCTACAAGCTGAG GACACACCGCCaaaaaagagcaagaaacaCCGAAGTAGCTCAATGGGCTCTAGCAGTCAAAATTCTGAAGCAAGTGACACTCAAGAACTAGATTTGGAGCTCAGATTGTCAATTTAA